From the Lacipirellulaceae bacterium genome, the window CAGCTCGGTGAATCTCGATGCGAACTCCATTGCCGCTGCTGCAGCTCGCAGCATGGCTGAACAAGTCGCCGCTGCTAACGGCGTTTACATCGATCCGGCAACCGACGTCCGCTTCGGGAAGCGTTCCTACAACGAGGCGAACGGCACCTGGCCGATCGTCTGGGACGAGTCGCCTTACAACGTCGTGCAGGTCGTCGCCCGCAGAACCAACGAAGACACCACTGCCCCCGATGGCCAACTGCCCCTGGCCTTCGGTTGGGCAGTGGGTCGCTCGAAGGTGCCCATCCAAGCCTCAGCGACGGCGTTTGTTGAAGCTCGTGACATCGTGACCGTTCTCGACTTCTCAGCTTCGATGAACGACGACAGTTCACTGAAAAGCATCAACTCGCTCGGCCAATCACAGGTCGAAGATTCGCTCGACGCAATGTGGGATTCGCTCGTGGATGCCGATCTGCATTGGCCTGATACGGGGAATCCGAAGATCTTGTCCGCCTACGGGAGAATCAATTCCTACGAAGGCGTTTACTACAGCAGCAGTGACACCAACACGATTTTTAACTACTTGAATCTGGGCGACCGCAACTCAGATGGAACCCCGAAATACCCGTTCCCTCAGTCAGGCCGCTACAGCGACGGTACGCCTCGTCCGCAACCTAGCGCCAGCTACAGCGACGCTCTCTGGAAAGATTACATCTATCACACACGCCGCATGAGCGGACCGTACCGCAAAAAGTACGGGTACCGCACAATGATGGATTACTTGCAGGAGCGACGCTACAGCCGAACTAGCAGCGAAGACATGTGGCGGATGCCTCACTATCCGTTCAATGCGATTAAGAATGGTGCTTCCTTGTTCTGCGACTTCCTCACGGACCTCGACTTCGGTGACCAGCTTGGTTTGGTGAGCTACGGTGCCTGGGCAGTCAAGGAATGGAGTCACTACGACGGGGAGGTGGACGTCGACATCAGTGAAGATCCCATCACGAATGATTACGCCACGATCGACCTTATCCAGCGTCGTCACCAGGCGGGTGACTACGATGGCTGGACGGGCATGGGTGACGGAATCCTCAAGGCGCACGAGCTATTGATCGGTAGTCCTAGCGACCCCGATGATGACGGCCACGTTCGCTATGGTGCTCGTCCCACGATGCTAATCATGACTGATGGTCAAACCAACCAAGGCCCGTCGGGGTGGAGCATGCCGCAAAGCTTCCAATGGGCTGACTGGACCGACTACGATGGCGACGGTACGGCCGACTACTCCACGAGCAACTGGAAGAAGCAGTATGCCTTCTGGGAAGCCACCGAAGCTGCCAAGCGAGGGATCACCTTGCACACCATGGCGGTGGGTGCGGGAGCGGATCGCGACCTCATGCGGGCCATCGCCTTTGCCGGTGGCGGCCAGTACATCGACGTCCCAGGCGGTACGACCGTCGCAGCGATGGAGGAGGATCTGCTAGATGCCTTCCGCCAAATCGCGGCGAAGGTTCCACCACCGAAGTTGGTATTCGAGTTAACCGCTGAATAGAGGCTGTTGGCGGCGGGGTTGAAGGTGGAATGCGTGGCAGCCCTCCCACCGTCCACTTTCATCCCCCCGCCTTCCGCCTGTTACCAAACTAAAGGAACCTACCTCTGCCCCAGATAGCTGGTGGCGTTGAAACGCGGTTGCCGTGTCCTGGGCCGCGCGGAGGCGCTACCAGCTATCGTACGGTAGAGGCTCTAGGGATTCAGGCTGTAGGCTTTAGGGCACCATTGGAGAGCGGTTTCTTATGCCAACCCTAAAGCCTAATTCCTGCAGCCTAAACGCCTAGTCTTCATACGCTGCGGAGTCGAACCGGCGACGTCGACCGTACCCACGTCGCCGACGGTGCGAACGCGTGACGTACTCGCCTTCGACAAAGTAATATCCGCCAAGCATCTTATAGAAGAACAGTATGAGCAGCGTCCCGGCGATACCCACAAGCATGCCCATCGGACTGATCGGGATGACGCGTTCACCTCCGCGGAAGTAACTGGCAACGCCGCAACCCAGGATCGTTCCGCCGACACCCATCAGCACCGTAGCAATCGCCCCGCCCGGGTCACGCCCTGGCATGATGCCCTTGGCCAATAAACCGACGACGGTTCCAAAGCCAATCCAGACTAGCACATCGTTGACGATTTGCTGAGCGGAATCATCAAGGACAATACCTTGGGAGGTGTTGAATTCTTGTAAGGCGAGTAGTGCGGAGCACATGATCAGAGCATCCTCAGGAACGCGGGTGGTTGAGCGACGGAGCGTAGTAAACACCGCCGACGAGCCATAGGGCAGCGTTAATACGGTTGCTAGCACTCTCCGATCGTTTGACAAATCGGCGCTAGAAGAACCTTGCCTTGTCGGCTCGGATGGCCGAACTCTATACTAAACACACGTCAACTACAGCTCAGGCGTTCAGTCAGGGGCCAAGGAGAGCCACAAGCATGGATGTGCAAGCACTCATTCAGCGAATCCAAACAAGGCGTGACTATGCCGGACAACTCGAACATCTCGAAGTCCTTCCCGAAAGGCCGGGGCAGTTCGCCAGCCCGGACCAGCCGCTTCCAGAAGCCATTGAGCGAGTCCTCAACAAGCGTGGGATCGAGCAACTCTATTCGCATCAGACCGCAGCCTTAGAAGCCGCCCGTGCGCGCGAAGATTGGGTCACTGTCACGGGCACGGCAAGTGGAAAAACGCTTTGCTATCAGTTGCCGATCTTTGAATCGATCCTCTCTGGTGACGCTCGCGCGTTGTGTTTGTATCCCACGAAGGCGCTCGCTCAGGATCAACTGAAAGGCATCTTGGAACTGGTGGCTGACGACGATCAATTAGCCTCTGCCGTCAGACCAGGCGTGTTCGATGGCGATACCCCGATCGCCCAGCGGAAGCGGATTCGCAATGAAGCTTCACTCGTCCTCTCCAACCCCGACATGCTGCACGCGGCCATCTTGCCCTACCATCCCAAGTGGGCGGAGTTCTTCAGCACGCTTCAGTTCGTGGTGATCGACGAAGTCCACACCTACCGTGGGATCCTTGGGGCCCATGTGTCAGCCGTTCTGCGGAGGCTTATGCGCATCTGCAAGCATTACGGCAGCGACCCGACGTTCCTGGCAACCAGCGCCACCATTGCCAATCCGGGTGAGCTAGCTGGAAAGCTCTTGGATCGCGAGGTGAAGGTCATCGACGAAGACGGCTCTCCGCGAGGACGGAAGTACTTCGCACTCTGGAATCCAGCGCCATTGGGAGAAGATTCCCTCGCACGGCGCAGCGCTGCCGACGATGCCGTTACTTGGATGACCGAGGCGATTGACGCTGAGGGACAGGCACTCGCCTTCACGCGAACGCGGCAAGCGGCAGAACTAGTCCAGCGGTACGCACGCGAGCGCCTCACCGATCAGCAATCACCCCACGCCCAGAAAGTGCGCGCTTATCGCGGCGGTTATCTTCCGAATGAACGCCGGCAGATCGAACATGATTTGTTCTCCGGCACGCTGCGCGGCGTCGCGACGACGAACGCCCTGGAACTCGGCATCGACATCGGCTCGTTAGACGTTGCGCTGATGGTCAACTATCCGGGGACGATCGCCAGTTGCTGGCAGCAAGCTGGTCGCAGCGGCAGGACCACAGAAGAGAGTCTTGCCGTATTGCTTGCAGGAAACGACCCGGTCGACCAGTACCTGTTGCGACACCCTGAGTACTTCTTCGCCCAATCACCTGAGCATGCCGTCGTTGATGCGAACAATCCCTATGTCCTGGCCCGTCACCTCCCTTGTGCGGCCTTCGAATTGCCGCTCACCGAAGAAGACTTCACCTCGTTTGGTCCCTTGTCAGAGCCGATCGTTGACGTTCTTTGCGAGGAAGAAAAACTGGCCGAAGTTCGGGGGCAGTTTTATCATCCGGGGGGCTCGAATCCGGCTGTAGCCGTGTCGCTTCGCAACATGAGCGACAACATGGTGAACATCGTTCTCATTGGCGGGAGCGACTACAAAAAGCAACCAGGCCCAACGATTGATAACCTGGGTCGTCACGAAGCAGGCATGCAGCCGCATCGCACGTCGGAGAAGCCCCACGCCGGCTTGGCCGCCACCAGGCATGGCGAAACCAGTCACGTCGTGCTTGCCAATGTCGACTCGATCAGTGCGCCCGAGTTGGTCTACCCCGAGGCCATTTACTTGCACAACGGGCAAACACATTTGGTCCGCGAACTCGACTTGCAAGGAAAAATCGCTTACGTCGAACGACGCGAGACGGACTACTACACGCAAGCCGTGCTTGAGCAGAACGTTGTGATCGTCGAAACGCGCGAACTCGTAACTGACGAGAGCCGGGTCGTCCCGACCCCGGACGAAGTCGAGCAGAAAGCCACCGTCGGCTACGGCGATGTCGACGTGACTTGGCAAACCGTTGCTTTCAAGAAGATCAAATTCGGAACGAAAGAAAACATCGGCATGGGTCCGGTCGATATTCCATCACAGCAGCTTTCGACGACCGCGTTGTGGCTCGCGCCTGACGATTCCGTGCGGGCAGAACTCAAGGCGGCT encodes:
- a CDS encoding pilus assembly protein TadG-related protein; protein product: MNTQSKLPLVYGRRPDDRRGIAVVLTGFCLCVVFAFVAMSVDTGRMVLTETNMQNGVDAAALAAAQEITAAVHAAGANNSSVNLDANSIAAAAARSMAEQVAAANGVYIDPATDVRFGKRSYNEANGTWPIVWDESPYNVVQVVARRTNEDTTAPDGQLPLAFGWAVGRSKVPIQASATAFVEARDIVTVLDFSASMNDDSSLKSINSLGQSQVEDSLDAMWDSLVDADLHWPDTGNPKILSAYGRINSYEGVYYSSSDTNTIFNYLNLGDRNSDGTPKYPFPQSGRYSDGTPRPQPSASYSDALWKDYIYHTRRMSGPYRKKYGYRTMMDYLQERRYSRTSSEDMWRMPHYPFNAIKNGASLFCDFLTDLDFGDQLGLVSYGAWAVKEWSHYDGEVDVDISEDPITNDYATIDLIQRRHQAGDYDGWTGMGDGILKAHELLIGSPSDPDDDGHVRYGARPTMLIMTDGQTNQGPSGWSMPQSFQWADWTDYDGDGTADYSTSNWKKQYAFWEATEAAKRGITLHTMAVGAGADRDLMRAIAFAGGGQYIDVPGGTTVAAMEEDLLDAFRQIAAKVPPPKLVFELTAE
- a CDS encoding DEAD/DEAH box helicase — translated: MDVQALIQRIQTRRDYAGQLEHLEVLPERPGQFASPDQPLPEAIERVLNKRGIEQLYSHQTAALEAARAREDWVTVTGTASGKTLCYQLPIFESILSGDARALCLYPTKALAQDQLKGILELVADDDQLASAVRPGVFDGDTPIAQRKRIRNEASLVLSNPDMLHAAILPYHPKWAEFFSTLQFVVIDEVHTYRGILGAHVSAVLRRLMRICKHYGSDPTFLATSATIANPGELAGKLLDREVKVIDEDGSPRGRKYFALWNPAPLGEDSLARRSAADDAVTWMTEAIDAEGQALAFTRTRQAAELVQRYARERLTDQQSPHAQKVRAYRGGYLPNERRQIEHDLFSGTLRGVATTNALELGIDIGSLDVALMVNYPGTIASCWQQAGRSGRTTEESLAVLLAGNDPVDQYLLRHPEYFFAQSPEHAVVDANNPYVLARHLPCAAFELPLTEEDFTSFGPLSEPIVDVLCEEEKLAEVRGQFYHPGGSNPAVAVSLRNMSDNMVNIVLIGGSDYKKQPGPTIDNLGRHEAGMQPHRTSEKPHAGLAATRHGETSHVVLANVDSISAPELVYPEAIYLHNGQTHLVRELDLQGKIAYVERRETDYYTQAVLEQNVVIVETRELVTDESRVVPTPDEVEQKATVGYGDVDVTWQTVAFKKIKFGTKENIGMGPVDIPSQQLSTTALWLAPDDSVRAELKAAGLKPNEGLVGLRNLAVVTLPMIAMCDARDIGGVVESQNLGRPTMILYDRYPGGLGYCEQGRRHLDQLLSLCQQLVSECPCEAGCPSCVGLADQGSGVHSDPDLKRGHPMPNKQATMKLLELLCAEQTCEMIGEADIPSTISV